One Phalacrocorax carbo chromosome 12, bPhaCar2.1, whole genome shotgun sequence genomic window carries:
- the PCGF6 gene encoding polycomb group RING finger protein 6 isoform X2, translated as MEVDVGSVMSGGDVAGAGPADEDQEMEGAPSCSGSRSLPFEFERSRSESSGDDDDDDEEEEMEEEEMEGDPGARFGTDDGELDSDDDRERMINLAELTPYILCSICKGYFIDATTITECLHTFCKSCIVRHFYYSNRCPKCNIVVHQTQPLYNIRLDRQLQDIVYKLVVNLEEREKKQMHDFYKERGLEVPKPAVPQPVPVSRGRPRKVLGSVFRIPPELDISILLEFIGANEGTGNFKPLEKKFVRVSGEATIGHVEKFLRRKMDLDPTCQVDIICGDHLLEHYQTLREIRQAIGESAVQDGLLVLHYGLVVSPLTVT; from the exons ATGGAGGTGGACGTCGGCTCTGTGATGTCGGGCGGAGATGTAGCAGGCGCGGGCCCGGCCGATGAGGACCAGGAGATGGAGGGGGCTCCCAGCTGCTCGGGGTCGCGCTCCCTCCCCTTCGAGTTCGAGCGGAGCCGCTCGGAGTCCAGCGGCGACGACGACGACGACGACGAGGAAGAGGagatggaggaagaggagatggaGGGGGACCCCGGGGCGCGGTTCGGGACCGACGACGGGGAGCTGGACTCGGACGACGACCGGGAG CGTATGATAAACCTCGCAGAGTTGACCCCTTACATCCTGTGTTCCATCTGCAAAGGTTACTTTATTGATGCTACAACCATTACAGAATGTCTGCACACCT tttgTAAAAGCTGCATAGTGAGACACTTCTACTATAGCAATAGATGTCCAAAATGCAATATCGTTGTACATCAGACGCAGCCTCTTTATAATATCAG aCTGGACCGGCAACTGCAAGACATAGTCTATAAATTAGTTGTCAATTTAGAGGAAA gagagaaaaaacaaatgcatgaCTTCTATAAAGAAAGAGGATTAGAAGTGCCCAAACCAG CTGTCCCACAGCCAGTTCCAGTGAGCAGAGGAAGACCTCGAAAAGTTCTGGGCTCCGTGTTCCGGATCCCACCAGAACTTGACATCTCCATACTTCTGGAGTTCATTGG AGCTAACGAAGGCACAGGGAATTTTAAG CCTTTGGAAAAGAAGTTTGTACGTGTTTCAGGGGAGGCAACAATTGGGCATGTGGAGAAAttcctcagaagaaaaatggatcTGGACCCTACTTGTCAG GTAGACATAATATGTGGCGATCACCTGCTAGAACACTACCAGACACTGAGGGAAATTCGTCAAGCCATAGGAGAGAGTGCAGTACAG GACGGTTTACTTGTACTGCACTATGGCTTGGTAGTATCTCCACTAACTGTAACTTAA
- the PCGF6 gene encoding polycomb group RING finger protein 6 isoform X3 — protein sequence MEVDVGSVMSGGDVAGAGPADEDQEMEGAPSCSGSRSLPFEFERSRSESSGDDDDDDEEEEMEEEEMEGDPGARFGTDDGELDSDDDRERMINLAELTPYILCSICKGYFIDATTITECLHTFCKSCIVRHFYYSNRCPKCNIVVHQTQPLYNIRLDRQLQDIVYKLVVNLEEREKKQMHDFYKERGLEVPKPAVPQPVPVSRGRPRKVLGSVFRIPPELDISILLEFIGANEGTGNFKPLEKKFVRVSGEATIGHVEKFLRRKMDLDPTCQVDIICGDHLLEHYQTLREIRQAIGESAVQVVPGIPLSRGIKTI from the exons ATGGAGGTGGACGTCGGCTCTGTGATGTCGGGCGGAGATGTAGCAGGCGCGGGCCCGGCCGATGAGGACCAGGAGATGGAGGGGGCTCCCAGCTGCTCGGGGTCGCGCTCCCTCCCCTTCGAGTTCGAGCGGAGCCGCTCGGAGTCCAGCGGCGACGACGACGACGACGACGAGGAAGAGGagatggaggaagaggagatggaGGGGGACCCCGGGGCGCGGTTCGGGACCGACGACGGGGAGCTGGACTCGGACGACGACCGGGAG CGTATGATAAACCTCGCAGAGTTGACCCCTTACATCCTGTGTTCCATCTGCAAAGGTTACTTTATTGATGCTACAACCATTACAGAATGTCTGCACACCT tttgTAAAAGCTGCATAGTGAGACACTTCTACTATAGCAATAGATGTCCAAAATGCAATATCGTTGTACATCAGACGCAGCCTCTTTATAATATCAG aCTGGACCGGCAACTGCAAGACATAGTCTATAAATTAGTTGTCAATTTAGAGGAAA gagagaaaaaacaaatgcatgaCTTCTATAAAGAAAGAGGATTAGAAGTGCCCAAACCAG CTGTCCCACAGCCAGTTCCAGTGAGCAGAGGAAGACCTCGAAAAGTTCTGGGCTCCGTGTTCCGGATCCCACCAGAACTTGACATCTCCATACTTCTGGAGTTCATTGG AGCTAACGAAGGCACAGGGAATTTTAAG CCTTTGGAAAAGAAGTTTGTACGTGTTTCAGGGGAGGCAACAATTGGGCATGTGGAGAAAttcctcagaagaaaaatggatcTGGACCCTACTTGTCAG GTAGACATAATATGTGGCGATCACCTGCTAGAACACTACCAGACACTGAGGGAAATTCGTCAAGCCATAGGAGAGAGTGCAGTACAG
- the TAF5 gene encoding transcription initiation factor TFIID subunit 5 — MAALPEEPAEVAAVKPDPEAGTSPQVTAAPPPAAAAAPAAPPAAAAEGEAAGSGGEAAPPKPAASGPAASPAALDRQTLVAVLQFLRRSNLRESEEILRREARLLGDDLGSAALSPAGAGVLGAPGGDADSAAGGEALLSRVTSAAAIAIGGNAATVASSSPGAAAVAAVPPGKVGGGVVVEDQPDVSAVLSAYNQQGDPTLYEEYYSGLKHFIECSLDCHRAELSQLFYPLFVHMYLELVYNQHESEAKSFFERFHGDQECYYQDDLRVLSSLTKKEHMKGNETMLDFRTSKFVLRISRDSYQLLKRHLQEKQNNQIWNIVQEHLYIDIFDGMPRSKQQIDAMVGSLAGEAKREANKAKVFFGLLKEPEFDVPLDDEDEEGENEEGKPKKKKPKKDSVGSKSKKQDPNAPPQNRIPLPELKDSDKLDKVMNVKEAARRVRLGPECLPSICFYTFLNAYQGLTAVDITDDSSMIVGGFADSTVRVWSVTPKKLRSVKTAADLSLIDKESDDVLERIMDEKTASELKILYGHSGPVYGTSFSPDRNYLLSCSEDGTVRLWSLQTFTCLVGYKGHNYPVWDTQFSPYGYYFVSGGHDRVARLWATDHYQPLRIFAGHLADVTCTRFHPNSNYIATGSADRTIRLWDVLNGNCVRIFTGHKGPIHSLAFSPNGRFLATGATDGRVLLWDIGHGLMVGELKGHTDTIYALRFSRDGEILASGSMDNTVRLWDAVKAFEDLETDDFTTATGHINLPENSQDLLLGTYMTKSTPVVHLHFTRRNLLLAAGAYSSQ, encoded by the exons ATGGCGGCACTACCTGAGGAGCCGGCGGAGGTGGCAGCGGTAAAGCCGGACCCTGAGGCGGGAACGTCGCCGCAGGtcactgctgctcctcctccagccgccgccgccgctcccgccgctcccccggccgcggcggcggagggggaggcggcggggagcggtGGGGAGGCGGCGCCCCCTAAGCCTGCAGCATCGGGCCCGGCCGCCTCGCCGGCGGCGCTGGACCGGCAGACGCTCGTGGCTGTGCTGCAGTTCCTGCGGCGCAGTAACCTCCGCGAGTCCGAGGAGATCCTGCGCCGCGAAGCCCGCCTGCTCGGCGACGACCTCGGCTctgctgccctcagccctgccGGCGCCGGCGTTCTGGGAGCCCCGGGCGGCGATGCCGACTCCGCCGCCGGCGGCGAGGCGCTGCTTAGCCGGGTCACCTCCGCTGCCGCCATCGCGATAGGAGGCAACGCCGCCACTGTCGCCTCTTCtagccccggggcggcggccgTCGCCGCCGTGCCGCCGGGGAAAg TTGGTGGAGGCGTTGTTGTGGAAGATCAGCCAGATGTGAGTGCAGTATTGTCTGCCTACAATCAACAGGGGGACCCAACGCTGTATGAGGAATACTACAGTGGATTAAAACACTTTATTGAGTGTTCCCTGGACTGTCATCGAGCAGAACTATCTCAGCTGTTTTATCCTCTCTTTGTGCACATGTACTTGGAATTGGTCTACAATCAACATGAGAGTGAAGCAAAGTCTTTTTTTGAAAG ATTTCACGGGGATCAGGAGTGCTATTACCAGGATGACCTGCGTGTATTATCTAGCTTAACCAAAAAAGAACATATGAAAGGTAACGAGACCATGCTGGATTTCCGAACAAGCAAGTTTGTGCTGCGTATTTCCCGTGACTCTTACCAGCTCTTGAAGAGGCATCttcaggaaaagcagaacaatCAGATCTGGAACATTGTTCAGGAACATCTTTACATTGATATCTTTGATGGAATGCCTCGCAGTAAACAACAGATAGATGCTATGGTTGGAAGTTTGGCTGGGGAGGCAAAACGAGAGGCTAATAAAGCAAAG GTTTTCTTTGGCTTATTGAAAGAACCAGAGTTTGATGTGCCTTTGGATGATGAGGatgaagaaggagaaaatgaggaaggaaagccaaagaagaaaaaacctaaaaaagaTAGCGTAGGgtcaaaaagtaaaaagcaggACCCTAATGCTCCTCCCCAAAACAG AATTCCTCTGCCTGAACTGAAAGACTCTGACAAGCTGGATAAAGTAATGAATGTGAAGGAAGCTGCAAGGCGTGTGCGTCTTGGCCCAGAGTGCCTGCCCTCCATCTGCTTCTACACATTCCTTAATGCTTACCAG GGTCTAACTGCAGTGGATATTACAGATGACTCTAGCATGATTGTAGGAGGCTTTGCTGACTCTACTGTTAGAGTGTGGTCCGTGACTCCGAAAAAGCTACGTAgtgtgaaaacagcagcag ACCTCAGTCTCATTGACAAGGAATCAGATGATGTCTTGGAGAGGATCATGGATGAGAAAACAGCAAGTGAGTTGAAGATTTTATATGGTCACAGTGGACCTGTCTATGGCACCAGCTTCAGTCCTGATAG GAACTATCTGTTGTCCTGTTCTGAGGATGGCACTGTcagattgtggagtctccaaACATTCACGTGTTTGGTGGGATATAAAGGACACAACTACCCAGTATGGGATACACAATTCTCTCCTTACGGTTATTACTTTGTGTCAGGGGGACATGACAGAGTGGCTCG TCTGTGGGCAACGGATCACTACCAGCCTTTACGGATATTTGCTGGCCATCTTGCTGATGTGACATGTACCCGATTTCATCCAAACTCCAACTATATTGCCACAGGCTCAGCAGACAGGACTATACGGCTCTGGGATGTTTTGAATGGGAATTGTGTAAGAATATTCACGGGTCATAAG GGACCAATTCATTCATTGGCATTTTCTCCTAATGGACGATTCCTGGCTACTGGAGCAACAGATGGAAGAGTTCTGCTGTGGGATATTGGACATGGCTTGATGGTTGGAGAATTGAAAGGGCACACTGACACTATCTACGCGCTCAGATTCAGTAGAGATGGGGAGATTTTAGCATCAG gttcAATGGATAACACAGTTCGTCTGTGGGATGCTGTGAAGGCATTTGAAGATTTAGAAACTGATGACTTTACTACTGCCACTGGACATATAAACTTGCCTGAAAACTCACAGGACTTGTTACTAGGTACATACATGACCAAATCAACCCCGGTCGTACACCTCCATTTTACACGCAGAAacttgctgctggctgcaggagccTACAGTTCGCAGTAA